One genomic region from Prunus persica cultivar Lovell chromosome G3, Prunus_persica_NCBIv2, whole genome shotgun sequence encodes:
- the LOC18782561 gene encoding serine/threonine-protein kinase D6PK yields MDKPANTVETHDSESVISSLQDLSFKNSFSISMCSSTVSGSDNSVSSSTKVSDGTQEANKNSENAESSIVDCEDDSDKSTLCQAGNSSRFDPNEGSFRSFCPSKPHKGNDMRWDAIQCVKAKDGDLGLGHFRLLKKLGCGDIGSVYLAELRGLGCLFAMKVMDRGMLAGRKKLIRAQTERDILGLLDHPFLPTLYSNFETEKFSCLLMEFCCGGDLHTLRQRQPGKHFTEQAARFYASEVLLALEYLHMMGVVYRDLKPENVLVRQDGHIMLSDFDLSLRCYVNPTLVQSSDEPSCRISSYCIQPSCILDPACKLPVCVQPSCLQPSCFKPRFLRSKSTKEKSERSTSGNSDSLPVLIAEPTNARSMSFVGTHEYLAPEIIRGDGHGSAVDWWTFGIFLYELLHGRTPFKGNGNRETLFNVVGQSLKFPDGSNASFAAKDLIRGLLVKNPQKRLGFKRGATEIKQHPFFANVNWALIRSTHPPEIPKPFDLAVLNHTFKSAVPQNDKGATDSNRSSGPYLDFEFF; encoded by the exons ATGGACAAACCAGCCAATACTGTCGAAACCCATGACAGTGAATCTGTCATCAGCAGCCTCCAAGATCTTAGCTTCAAAAACAGTTTCAGTATCAGCATGTGTAGCAGCACCGTTTCTGGGTCTGATAACAGCGTGAGTAGCAGCACCAAGGTCAGCGATGGGACTCAGGAAGCTAACAAGAACTCTGAAAATGCTGAGTCCTCCATCGTAGATTGCGAAGACGATAGTGACAAAAGCACTCTATGCCAGGCGGGTAATTCCAGCAGGTTCGATCCGAATGAGGGCAGTTTTCGGAGCTTTTGCCCATCGAAGCCGCACAAAGGCAACGACATGCGATGGGATGCGATACAATGCGTGAAAGCCAAAGATGGGGACTTGGGTCTGGGCCATTTCAGGCTTCTGAAAAAGCTCGGCTGTGGGGATATAGGAAGCGTGTACTTGGCTGAGTTGAGAGGGCTTGGTTGCCTTTTCGCCATGAAGGTAATGGACAGAGGCATGTTGGCTGGGAGGAAGAAGCTGATAAGAGCTCAGACTGAGAGAGACATATTGGGTTTGTTGGACCATCCATTTCTTCCAACCCTCTATTCGAATTTTGAGACGGAGAAGTTTTCTTGCTTGTTAATGGAGTTTTGCTGTGGTGGGGATCTTCATACGCTTCGGCAGCGCCAGCCGGGGAAGCATTTTACTGAACAAGCTGCGAG GTTTTATGCTTCAGAAGTGCTTCTTGCACTTGAGTATCTTCACATGATGGGAGTGGTGTACCGGGACCTAAAACCCGAAAATGTGCTGGTGAGGCAGGATGGCCATATCATGCTCTCTGATTTTGATTTATCATTAAGATGTTATGTGAATCCTACTCTTGTTCAGTCTAGTGATGAGCCATCTTGTAGAATCTCTTCATACTGTATTCAGCCGTCATGTATTTTGGATCCAGCCTGCAAATTACCAGTTTGTGTTCAGCCTTCTTGCTTGCAACCATCTTGCTTTAAGCCTCGCTTTCTAAGATCCAAATCAACCAAGGAGAAAAGTGAAAGATCAACTTCGGGAAATTCAGATTCATTGCCTGTACTTATTGCTGAGCCAACTAATGCCCGCTCTATGTCATTCGTCGGAACACATGAATATTTAGCTCCTGAAATAATAAGAGGCGATGGCCATGGTAGTGCTGTTGATTGGTGGACATTTGGTATTTTCTTGTATGAGCTGCTGCATGGGAGGACACCATTCAAAGGCAATGGAAACCGGGAGACGCTATTCAACGTGGTTGGTCAGTCGCTCAAGTTTCCGGATGGGTCTAATGCCAGTTTTGCTGCCAAGGATTTGATCAGGGGCCTGCTTGTAAAGAACCCACAAAAGAGACTGGGATTTAAAAGAGGTGCTACAGAAATTAAACAGCACCCCTTCTTTGCAAATGTTAATTGGGCTCTCATTCGCAGCACACACCCTCCAGAGATCCCAAAACCATTTGATCTTGCTGTTCTAAATCACACATTCAAGTCTGCAGTGCCTCAAAATGACAAGGGAGCTACCGACTCAAACCGGTCATCAGGTCCATatttagattttgaatttttctga
- the LOC18784180 gene encoding glycerol-3-phosphate 2-O-acyltransferase 6, with the protein MASTTKERSLPTFPTIHQCPSIGREKHTVVADMDGTLLRGRSSFPYFALVAFEVGGILRLLFLLLASPLAGLLYYCVSESAGIRVLVFATFAGMRVSDIESVARAVLPKFYSTDLHSETWRVFSSCGKRCVLTANPRIMVEAFLKEFLGADMVLGTEISTYRGRATGWVLNPGITVGKNKADALNKAFGTDPSSAPDIGLGDRKTDFPFMKLCKESYVVPAKPEVEPVSHDKLPKPIVFHDGRLVQKPTPLMALLTILWIPVGFMLACLRIAAGSLLPMPVVYYAFWALGVRVYIKGTPPPPAKKSIGQSGVLFICSHRTLLDPIFLSTALGRPIPAVTYSLSRLSEIISPIKTVRLSRDRVTDANMIKKLLEQGDLVICPEGTTCREPFLLRFSALFAELTDELVPVAMSNRMSMFHGTTARGWKGMDPFYFFMNPSPAYEVNFLNKLPYDLTCGAGKSSHEVANYIQRNIAASLSYECTTFTRKDKYRALAGNDGIVEEKPKRAAAAKKIMGC; encoded by the coding sequence ATGGCCTCGACGACAAAGGAACGCTCTCTTCCTACCTTCCCAACAATCCACCAATGTCCTTCAATCGGTCGTGAAAAGCACACCGTGGTGGCGGACATGGACGGCACTCTGCTCAGAGGCCGCAGCTCCTTCCCTTACTTCGCCCTCGTGGCCTTTGAGGTCGGAGGCATATTAAGGCTTCTCTTTCTACTACTCGCATCTCCACTCGCCGGCCTTTTGTACTACTGTGTCTCTGAGTCCGCCGGCATCCGCGTCCTCGTTTTCGCAACTTTCGCAGGCATGAGAGTTTCCGACATCGAATCTGTTGCACGTGCGGTTCTCCCGAAATTCTACTCAACTGACCTCCACTCCGAGACGTGGAGAGTCTTCTCTTCCTGCGGGAAACGCTGCGTTTTGACGGCGAACCCGAGGATCATGGTGGAGGCGTTTTTGAAGGAGTTTTTGGGTGCGGACATGGTGCTCGGGACAGAGATCTCCACGTACAGAGGCCGAGCTACCGGGTGGGTCCTCAACCCCGGGATTACAGTCGGAAAAAACAAAGCCGACGCGCTCAACAAAGCCTTCGGTACTGACCCGTCCTCGGCCCCGGATATTGGGCTCGGAGACCGGAAAACTGATTTTCCGTTCATGAAGCTTTGCAAAGAGAGCTACGTGGTTCCAGCTAAGCCGGAAGTCGAGCCGGTAAGCCACGACAAGTTGCCGAAGCCGATAGTGTTTCATGACGGCCGGCTCGTCCAGAAACCAACGCCGCTCATGGCTCTGCTCACAATTCTTTGGATCCCCGTCGGCTTCATGTTAGCTTGCTTGCGCATCGCAGCAGGCTCACTGCTCCCTATGCCCGTCGTATACTACGCTTTTTGGGCCCTGGGCGTACGGGTGTACATCAAAGGCACCCCGCCTCCTCCCGCTAAGAAATCGATAGGCCAAAGCGGAGTTCTTTTCATTTGCTCACACCGAACCCTCCTTGACCCAATTTTTCTATCCACCGCCTTAGGCCGTCCGATCCCGGCTGTCACGTACTCTTTGTCCCGTCTCTCGGAGATAATCTCTCCCATCAAGACCGTCCGGCTCAGCCGTGACCGAGTTACCGACGCCAACATGATCAAGAAGCTACTTGAACAAGGAGACCTAGTCATATGCCCCGAAGGGACGACATGTCGGGAGCCGTTTTTGCTAAGGTTTTCGGCGCTGTTCGCGGAGCTGACCGACGAGCTCGTGCCGGTGGCGATGTCGAACCGGATGAGCATGTTCCACGGCACCACGGCCAGAGGGTGGAAAGGGATGGATCCGTTTTACTTCTTCATGAACCCTAGCCCGGCTTATGAAGTGAACTTCTTGAATAAGTTACCGTACGACTTGACATGTGGGGCCGGGAAGTCGAGCCATGAGGTGGCGAATTACATACAGAGGAACATCGCCGCGAGCTTGTCGTACGAGTGCACGACGTTCACTCGGAAGGACAAGTACCGGGCTTTGGCCGGAAACGACGGCATTGTTGAGGAGAAGCCTAAGCGTGCTGCCGCGGCTAAGAAAATCATGGGCTGCTGA